The genomic interval TCAGAAACCATCCTGCACATTGTTATCAGGTAACTATCATGAAATGATATTTTGGTCATATAATTTCCCAATCTACCAAAATATCATTGAAATTACTTCCCCATGTTATACAGAGAAGCAAATCTCCTTCTACTTCGATAAAGTTTTCCCAATATTTTCAACAGTCTATATGTTTAGCTTAAATATGTTTTGTGATAAATTTGTCTTCTTTTGTTCTTCCAACCAAATATactaaatccttttattttttcttttctaatcatGTCACACATATCATTAGACAGTTCAAATGTCAAGGTACATTTAGTTTTTACCCAGATCATATTAACTCAGAGAACTCCCCATGATATTTTTTAACTATTCCATTTACCTAGCACTAAGTTTTCCTACTGGTAATATTATTTACTTATGCATTGTAATATATCTCTTGTATATACTATAAGTTTAAGAGGAAAAATTGTGTTCTTTTCTCTGTATTCTCTAAGAATTTACAGTAGGTCAATATTTATTCACTTGGCTTTTATTTAATAACTGCCATCTATGAAATCAGTATTGTGTTAAGCTTTGAAGCTATAGCAATATTCAAGAAATATCAGGTTGCTCTCATTCTGGCATTTTCTATGGTGAAGATGGggaaagtaaaaattatagaTACAATGTCtctaaaaatgaaagcaaaatgttCACTTAAGGAAGAATTGTTGTTGGttatggtggcccatgcctgtaatcccagtgtcttaggaggccgaggaaggaggatcatgagttcaaagccagcctcagcaaagcgaagtgctaagcaactcagtgagaccctgtctctaaataaaataaaaaatatagctaGGTATGGGATTCAATGGccgaatgcccctgagttaaatccccggTAATTCTCCcctcacccaccccccaaaaaagcaagaaattattttgcagcagaaaaaaagaacaaatgttccaaataaatttatttatataaagataAGTAGAGATTTCATGGATATgagtattttaaatgttaataatctAGGCAAGAGAtggtaaaaacataaaaatagcagTAAAAGATGCcaaaagataaatttgaaaaatatttagaaaggcaAACTTTCAGAAATGAATTTAATAGGATGTAACTACAAAGAGTAAGTAGTCTAGGATGATGTCAAAACTCAAGAGACTTGTTTTAGTCAAGGGCACATGAATCTAAACAAGAGTCACTGGAGAGCTAAGATGTCAGTGCATTAGCCACTTGAAATTACTTTATTACACTGTCAAAGGAATGCACTAAGCATCAAGAAACATAGCAGTGCATTTCAGTTGCAGTTGTACCTAACTGAGCTATAAAGATGCAAATGAGAATGCCAAGCTTCTTTTTCCACCATATACAGAGGACTAAGTGTGGTGGATGTTACTCCTTGGCTTAATATCTTTTTACCAAACCCTTCCTCTACCTGATGAGctaattcattctttttcattgtgaaaaaacATCTAAgcacaaaagaaaatgtgtctATCACTCACAGGTCTTCTTCGGAAAAAGATAGCACATCTCATCAACCAATGCCTGGAATAGCTGCAGCCACATCTCAGGAATCCTCAGTATTTTCCTAAAAGAGTTCATCCTGTTAAGTATTCTTGAATTTTCTGATAAAACTACCATGAAAGGAAGAAGATTGCGAATATAAAGCATTCATGAGCAAACCCTCAAGCTCACAACTTTACATAAGCTCACTGTTGGCCCTGCAAAGGTAAACTTATGTGGActtttccaatttcctttttaaattataaaccaCATTAATTCAGGCATCCGAAAAAGAACATCTCCTTTCTCAGCCACACTTCTGAGCATTCCTTCTCCTACTACTGCCCAGGTATGCTAAGAGACATTTATTTCCTCAGTAAATGGCGGTAATGAGACTTTTCTCAAGGGAAAATTTATGTGCAGAATTCTCTAGGTGCAGTCCTAAGGTGGATGGGGAAGCGTTGGAGAGAGCCCACGTAGGGGACCCTTAATGCTGAAGGCACAAAGCCTGATGACGTCGCCCCCACGTGGCGACATGAGGGGTTTACAATCGCCGTGGGAGGGGCGTTATTAGCAGCAGCTTTCTGGCTCCAGCCCTAAAGCACCAAGATCTGTGCCTTGGAGCCAGGGTAAATATTAAGAGCAGGCTGGGAAACTCCAAATGACCAAGGTCGGGAGCGGGGGCCAGGGATGGGGTGAAGAGGGAAGAGAGTGATCTGTGAGGTGAAGGGGCTTCACCAGATTCAGAGATGACTGGTATTTCGGTTTTGTGGCCTCGCATTGATGCATGGAAGACTGTCCTACATAAGTCAAGCTGTTTGAAACTCCTCTCCTGTCTTAAAAGATAAATTATCCATTCACGTGACTCCTACTGAGAGGGAgtcatttataaattttgaaatcatttctAAATCTGGCCTTTCCTGAGGTCAAATTAAGAACTTTAGTTTCTTATTAATGCTGTGAATACACACTTACAGAAACTGTAAGTATTATAATTAGAACTGGGGTGGTTGACTCTTCTGGATTTTCTGTTATCTATTGGCTTCTAGGATTGAAGAGAGAGAGGTGTGACCCCAAATCCATATCGTTATGGCTCACTGTGTGGGAGACTACgtatagaaattatattttgaagtGGGTATAGATTGAAGTCCTAGATAAGGAGTCAGGAGTCTTGAAAATATGCTAGATTTTCCAAGGAAGTCAGCCAACCAACAGTTCCTGAACTTCCTTAAGAACTATACTTTTTTGTTAATGTTTGAAAGAAATAAGAGGACATTGAAACACAATCTCCTCTCAGAGGGAGATTATATAGTCCTAATGGTGAGATCATGATTATACTAAACTCTTAGAGAACAATACTGAACAGTCGAATTAGCTTTAAGATGTTGGCAGAaataatatactatattttatgtTCTTCAAATCTTCATCTCAAATGTTATGTGTCCCTGTTCTAGAATTATGAAACCATACACCATGCTCCTCCTGTAAACACCCCAGGAGAACCATGTCATCCTGTTCTTAAAACACCTACAAGAAAAGGCACGGTGCTTTTCCATCAGTAAGTATCAAGGATAAAATGGTAGCCAACTTTTCAACTACATATGAATGTGGGTTTAAAGGGATAAAATACAAACTTAATGGATGGGGGAAATTTttccttgaaaatactttcaCCAACAGTGCTGTTACTTTTATTGATGCAACAAAGAAGATTATATGTTGGATGGGCAAGGGTATGGGAGAGGAAAATGTCAAAGAGGAGAATATGGTCTCCTGAActgtgaaattattattattattattattattattattattattattattattattattattaccctaATATAGCATATTGGGTGACTGAGctataaaaaaatctttaggCTCATGTGCATTATTTTCAATGAGCCATCAGGATAACAGGATACAGCAACTTTGATGTTAGACTATTTTCCTAAAGTTGGCCAAAACTAATCCTTGAACAATTGAATCCCTAATTAGATTAtaatgcttttttccccccaataatACCTGGAAGGAAGAATAGGTCACAAACACATCTGATACTGGAAATTCAGAAAGCAAGttttcatggaaattttttaTGAGCTCAGCAAAATCCAGACATTGCAAAggataataataaacaataatttcCATTTACTGAGGGTTATACACATCGTATTATGTAAATATTGTAGTAGTTTTTCACATGTATTATGcctttcagttttaaaaacaacCTGTAATGTGTTAATCTTATTTTCCATAATAGAGAACTGAAGCTCAGGGAGGATCTTTGAAACATGATTGTTCCCAAAGACTATACTTCTAACCAATAGTAAGCTACAGGTGGGTAGTAAGTAAGGTTATGCAAAGGTAGAAAGTAAGGTTATACAAAGCTGAACCAGGAGGTTCAGCCTCAAGGCAGGTCTCGGCAATCTTCTCATAATTAACTAGTCTTGGATGATCAGTTTGGAAATATTTAACCAAAAAGTCAGTGtccaaatttttgtttgttttatttactggggatttaatccaggggtgctttatcattgaCTCACATTCATACATAGcctgttttgttaatttatttttattatagacagggtctcactaaattgctgaggctggctttgaacttgcgatcctcctgtctagGTTTCCTGAGTCACTGTGACCTAAGAAATGGGGAGGGCTGGTTAAGGGAGAGGATCTTGCTTTACTTAATCATGTTAAAAGCAAATGTGGAAACCAAtgtcaaaacaaaatcaaacaactgGCAATGAAATTGGAGATTATTGGTATGAAAAATACCATTGCAGAACATTGTTGATTGAGATTCAGATACACAACCAGAATTTGCCCAAAGACATATAATATATTCTGCTATAACTTCTCTTTCCAAATTCCTTTTTTCTACAGAGAAAGCAGGTATTTTATTCTGTCGTGAGAACCAACAGTAAGTGGTTATTTATTctaaggtaaatattttattagaccAAACATTTTTATGGTGCAAAGGGTAAAATAATCTATTAATGAGTTTATCCATAGTTTTTAACTGAGATAAATTTTGAGAGGGATAAATTTTGAGAATGATCTCAATAAAACTTTCAAAGTTATGAAAGTAAATTATAGCACTGGTACACAAAAACAGTATCAAtttgctatttaaattttttacattCATTCTGAAACATACACTTAATGCTCATGCTTGTGATTTTGAAATAATCGTGGTAAAACGGGATATAAATCAAGACATCATTCTTTTAATTGAAAGATACACATCTTATAAGATTAACAATGGGGAAGATCAGTGCTTCCCCAAGTAAGTGGTCTTGCCCCTTTATTTAAAAGACCTAGGATTTTCTGATACATTAAGATAGGACACCTTTGGCAATGCGCTGCTGAGTGtcttttaaaagagaatgaaaatatttaaaaacctttGTACCAACTCATGGATTAAACAAGCTTGAAAAGGCTAGATTTTCAATTTGTTAATTGcacttgtatttttctatttatggAAATTGGACAATACATGACAACAAATTTGACAATATGGCAGTTCTTGTCACACTGTTAATGAACCAGGGAATCTCTCTTCCTTGGTATAATTTGGGTCATTATATTAGTTTCCCTCTCTTAGTcccatgattttttatttcaatgaagaCCTTTGTTTGCTTTAACTTAGTTTCCAACAATGGCTTTACTTCCGATGGCGCTGCTTCTCATTGCTATGCTGCTTCCATCTTTACCTGCTGAAGGAAAggtaagattaaaaagaaaaactacatgaGATGGCCAGCTACTTTGAGAGCAGAAGGGACAAGAGTGTATAGTGTGGTACAGAGTGCTCATTGGTAGCTCAGAGCACTTGACACAGTTATGGGTTGTGAAGGATAGGAGGCGAGGGTGTGTTGTGCGAAGGTAAGCGGGTGAGGGTGGCAGCCCCCAGTCACAGATGACTGTTGAATGCTGAAAAAGACAAGTTGTACTGAAAGTTTGAGATACTCATCAGAGATCAAAGATTTAGCacaaaaataatctcatttttatattaaaatacataattaaacaGTAGTATTTTAGATATTTAGTTAAACAATGGATTAGGTTCATAGGGCTAttgtaacaaatcaccacaagTTTGGTGGCTTAtaggaacagaaatttattttctcacagtgtgGAGACCAGAATCTAAAATCAAGGTATCTGCACAGCTGCAGTTCTGATGGAAGATTTAGGAAAGATCTGTTCCATGCATTTCTCCTAGCCTCTAGTGGCTTCTGCCAATTTTTGACATCCTTGACTTGTGGTCATatgactccaatctctgcctccatgttcacattacatttttttctctgtgtgttgCTCATAACGACATTGTCATTGGACTTAGATTTTATTAATTCATAATGATCTCATCCCAAGAGCCTTAACTTAATTATATCcacaaagatattttctccaaataagatcactttcatggattcTGGAAATTAGGACATAGACATATCTTTTGGGGGACCATCacatcatacaaataaaatacattaaagttTCATCTTTCTCCTTAAGTCTTTAATagggccatctacaactaaaattgcATATGATGGCTTAAGGTACATTTTGAATAGAAAGCAGGGTCTCTGGGTTTAAAAGCTAATGATAGTCCTCCTGCCCCAagatattttctgatttctttattttattccatttgtatGTGGTTCCTACAAAAAAATAGCAACacatttatgtaatttaaattggaaaaaattcTTCACATATGTCACCATTACTTAATCATTATAATTATGATATAAAATTTgataagttaaaaaaatgccaTATTGTTTTATGCATGAACAGTCATAGAATCAGTTTGTGAAAGCTTCCTTAGTATGTGAAGTCTTGAATTCAAATCCTCTATTTCTAATTGGATCCTTTGCTTTAATGACCTTAGAAACAAGTTCGATCATCCTCTTCAAAAGAGGGGCTGTGTAGTTTTCAGTTGGCCAGGAGACCACAGCTTTGGTCCACGCTGTCTGTTCTCATACCTTCTTCTAAGTGTTCAAGACCAGGACTCCTCAGACGGGAGAACTCTTTTGAGTTGGTTCAGACCTTGCTTGGCATTCAGAAATACAGACTTTATGTCAGTCTGGAGAGAATCTGTTCCTCAACTAGGGCTTCAGTACAAtagttttcttgtctttcttatttctttctcagattTTCTTTCATCACCCTTCTTAATGTCTTTAATCTCTCTGATCTGTCTCTggtcttcatttataaaatcattttgtcTCTGGTTTAACTAATGATCAGAAGCACTGTATATGGTCTTGTGGGTATGATTTTCCATACTATCTCATCTCAGGATGCCTAGAAAATGTAttcatctttcaaaaaactacaaccCAGAATCATCTTTTGTGAAAACTTCCTCAAGTAAGAATAATAAATCCTTCCTTTCTATCTTATAGATCCCTCTCATAAAAGTTTTGCTTATGTCATACTGTCTATACAATATGAGCCCTTAAAGGTAGACAgctatcatattttattcatattattctcaatacttcacatattttctttcccCCAACAAAGCTCTACTAGTactcagtttgaaaaaaaaaagtaactttctTTTTCAGGAGAATTATTACCTACAAAGCAAGATGATAGAAGAAGCAGaaaataagtacttttttttaagaaaactaacTTTTGAAATGAAACTACTTTGACaaggttttttaatttaataggaaatatcaagcaatgttattttatgttttgataaaTGGCAGAGATTGGCCACTACTGATGTTAACATGTGCATCCCTTCTATCTTAGGGGTCAGTAGCTGTGCTGTTTCTATTGGTACAAGATATTGACTAATTTTTCCTTATCCttgggagagagaaatgaaacaCATACTAGATATTGGCAATAAAATTCAGGGTCTATGAGTAGAGTACTGGAAAAGACTTGAAGGGAACAAAatatgggaggagaggagagcaaTGTATCCcaaaattaccagaaaaaaaatctataatgggCTCTGTTCACTTAAACTTGAACTTCAAAATCTTTCTCATACTAATAGAACATCAAACccttttgtaaatataaatttagtcCTTGTACCAACAATCCACATGCCCTATTCCACCCAGGGCTGAGCTCCTCCCCTATATCCACAACCACaaagataaattgaaaatatctttcagTTACATTTAATATCTTATCAGttacatttttgtcattaaaaggAAAAGTTAAGTCCATGAATTGGATGAACTTGCTCCCTCCAAACGtccttggaaatttttttaatatctcaaaTCTGTATTTTGAGCAAgcctaaaaataagtaaatatgtaaagtaaataagtaaaaataattttttcttaagtaCTGGCTGGGTTGGCATATGCTTGGGCTGAACCTAAACATTCTCTAAATGTAGATACCATGTCATTAAAAAGTCCCCTAAAACATTGAGGATGAATTGTGAGCTCCATCCTCACTCCATCTCATTCATTCGCCTGATCAGATATGAATGAATATGCATAAAACtttgtggttttaaaatattatctgttatatgttaacaaaaaaaaatcattgagagTTCTCTCGAAGCCAGATATTCGTATTTGTGGCCTcagagtttttaatttaattactcTCCCTTTTCAATACTTTGGTCTTCTATTTTCCTATTTAAGTCACAGCTTTTGCTCAGATGCATTGTAACACTTGAGGGCTAGTATTTGCTTTTAACATTTGTGCAATACTACACAACTAAATACACACTTTTTGATCTTTGTGACTTTTAAATTAACTTATTCACTATTATAagcaattttcaaaaatgttttaaattttattttcctttaggaTCCAGCTTTTACTTCTTTGTTAACTACCCAAACACAAGTGCAAATGGAGATTGTAAATAAACACAATGAACTAAGGAAATCTGTCTCTCCCCCTGCCAGTAACATGTTAAAAATGGTAAGAAGCAGAAATGGTGTGAACGGGATGTGAAAGGAGCAGGCAGCTGGAAACAGGCATCTCTTTAAAACTTTGTGGTTTGCAACATTCTATTTTGCTGTTTTACTTCAACTTTCATATGGGGAAGACagtgtttcttatttttgttttgaaagatggTCTAATGACTTATCAAGTGGGAAGGCTGAATTAGAAGCCAAATCTTTGAGCATCCAGGATGAAGTcatcacatttttttgttcaataTCTTTCTAATCTTAAGAAACTTTTGTTTCTTCAAAATCATTGTcattattaatataaatgaaagTTCCACATTCCAAGATTTGTCCCTAAAAGCCCAGTATCTCCCATCTGAAAGTGATAAGCTTCCAATGAAGCTGGGAATAATCTGGGCCAGCTTattactattaaaatataattggaaTACTTCACATGTCTGTCAATATCTAAGAGTAGCACCATTACTAAAAATCATCAATGTGGATAGATAAAAAATCAGATATTCTTATCTTAGGTATTTCTGTCCTTAGGCAAACAACCTATGGGTTGCTCCTTGTGTGGAAGCGGGCATTGGTGCACATAAAGACATACTGAAAAATGAAGCcatcaaaaatgcattttaataagaATGATTATTAGATAATAATCCTATAGAAGTTTTAAATTATTGCTTATCAATATATCGATTATATGCTTCATTGTGGTTATATCattaagtgcatttttttttcttttgacatttagGAATGGAACAGAGAAGCAACACAAAATGCCCAAAAGTGGGCAAATAAGTGTACTTTACAGCACAGTGGTCCAGAGGATCGACAAACCAGTATGTGGATGAGcagatatttgttgaacaaatgaacaaatacaatGATAATAGATTTTTGTAGCCTATTTCATTAAGAAGAAATCGTGAATAAATGCTTCTTATGCTGCTTTTTAAACTCAAATGATCTGTATGTAAATAGAAGGATGATAATGAAAAGGACAATTTTGTGCACATGTTTGTTATTTACattattcaaataatttctcATACAGTATCACATTCATTCCTCTCCACCAGCTCATGAGTAACACAGTTCATGTATCTCTATTTTGCAGTGTAAAGATTAGAAAAGTTTTGGGAAGAAAGTGATTTACCCAAGAACACACCAAAGTAGTATCATACTAGACATTTTCTGTCAAGTTTTCTGATTTCCAACAAAATTTCctttttgacattttgaaatctaatttttatatttataaaatatattgaattatgttGAATTGTTCCTGAGTTTTACTCTATAAATAATGTACcctttttaaatcatgttttaaaCGATCATGTTCAGCATTCAActaaaattaatgttttgaatatatttattttcaaattctttacaTCAAGCAGCCAAGTATTTTGTAGGTACAAGGTGCTTACGATGCATAGAACGCTGAACTCGAAAAGCAATAAGACACATATTgttatgtatgtaaaaaataaataaggttatAAATACTATGAGAGAAAAAAACTTGTATGTATGggctttacataaaatatttacttactaTCAAGAATCATATAGATAGGCAAGCCCAGTTTGAAAGCAGTTAATCATTAACCTGTTATTTTAATTGaactgttattatttatttagtttgatgctataatcataataaaattatagaaatggccATATTCAGTGTAAGACTAAAACAGTCTTGAAGATCCAAATGTACTgttaaatttttactttcttttcttcattgttaAAAAAGATAACCAagaatattttatcttctttataaGCAATATGTAGACATTATATTTCAAGCCACTGAAAGCTGAATATTAATTGAGAGCTTTCAAAGTACAGGAAATATTTGGGGGCTACAAGACATGCCCAGAAATTTGGGTTTGTGACATTGTGTTTTCTGGTAAGGGAAGACtcataattttgaaaactatctTCCTGGGGTCAGTTGTCTCTCAATTGGGACTCTTAAAGACTGTCTAAAAAGccttttattttgttcaaatttgACACAAAATCATGAACATTTTTTGAGCAtcctatttttgaaaaatctctgGTGAGGGTAGTAAGAGCAGGAGAGAAATTGCAATTAGGTGTTGGTGGCTACCTGTAGCAAGGATGCAATACACACTGAAAGCAGTGaggcacacacacatgaaaactCAGTGTATAAGTGATTGCATCCTAGATAATCCAGAGGGAGGAGGACTTTTAAAGAATAGGATCTTCTCAATCTACTAAAAAATTTGCAAGTTCTGGCCAGTCTCAATATTTAGACAATTCTGTCTTCTAATCTTCTCTAAAGTTGATCTGGAGATAAGATAGCCTCCTCTTATCAGTCAGAAGTTAGCAACTATGAACCCTGTACTTGAAAGGCAGCATCTTTGCATTTGTGAggtcaatttcttttttgagttttattGCCTTCCTCATATATGATCTGTTCCTTCCTAGCTACAAAATGTGGCGAGAATCTCTACATGTCAAGTGACCCTGCTCCCTGGTCAACGGCAATCCAAAGCTGGTATGATGAGAGCCGTGGATTTACCTATGGTAAAGGACCAAAGAATCCCCAGGCAATTGTTGGACATTACACTCAGGTAAGGTAAACAGTGAAATCCCTCTGCCACAAACATTATAACAGTTTGCGGAAACAGCTTGAGTAATCATAATAATCTTGGCATTTGACTGATAGTTCATTGAGATCTGCTATTTTTATCCATGGTCCAAAAAATGTTTGGTAGGGAAAAACATACACAGTATTGCTCCTATAATATAATTAGGTAAGCTTGTGAATGTAcataaaatgtttgtatttttaaagtgcATGACTTTGATTcagtaaatttaaatattttcataagatgTGGACCTAAACTTAACCACAGTAACATCATCAGTGTTATAtttgctattatttctttttttaatattttctacttttgtaaCATGTACCCCGATATGCTCATTCTCTTATGGATTTGTAGCTTGTTTGGTATTCATCCTTCCGCGTTGGATGTGGAGTTGCCTACTGTCCCAATCAAGACAGTCTAAAATACTTCTATGTTTGCCAGTACTGTCCTGCGTAAGTGTTCACATTAGAGTTTAATGCCAATAATTGTATCtgcaatataatatttttaaattctcatataTTCatcaataggaaaagaataactcaaTAAAGGTGTGATACATTTCTGGAAATAATGTTTAAGATTGAGACACCTTTAATTTCTCAGAGAAGATACCAAGTTCTCAGTCACAAATAAATGATGCTCTcattcctcatttataaaatgatgtaATTTCTTTAATTATCTTTCCTGAGGGTTAGGCTTATTCAGTGAGCATGTGTGATCCCTCTCTAGACTTTGTATCATCAGTTTGCTAACTTCACACTCTGAATCTCTAGAAGCTTAATGATTAAACAAGGGGtgctggtaggattgcaaatagggattaatatattgaaattttagtCCTTTCTTCAAAGAGTCCTGCTCATGTTTATCTAAACAACATATTGTTACCATCACAAATGAGTCATCTTCGAGAGTCTCAAAGACTTCTCAGGAGAACTTTATTATTTCAGAACCCAGAAAAAGATAAATCTTGActcttttattttcccagaatTTACCTAAGAAACTCCATAACTATCTTGTGTC from Ictidomys tridecemlineatus isolate mIctTri1 chromosome 8, mIctTri1.hap1, whole genome shotgun sequence carries:
- the LOC101965978 gene encoding cysteine-rich secretory protein 2 — encoded protein: MALLPMALLLIAMLLPSLPAEGKDPAFTSLLTTQTQVQMEIVNKHNELRKSVSPPASNMLKMEWNREATQNAQKWANKCTLQHSGPEDRQTTTKCGENLYMSSDPAPWSTAIQSWYDESRGFTYGKGPKNPQAIVGHYTQLVWYSSFRVGCGVAYCPNQDSLKYFYVCQYCPAGNNVSKKNNPYQQGTPCASCPNNCENGLCTNSCEFEDLLSNCESLKSTAGCDHELLKEKCKATCQCENKIY